In one Magallana gigas chromosome 7, xbMagGiga1.1, whole genome shotgun sequence genomic region, the following are encoded:
- the LOC105334028 gene encoding BAR/IMD domain-containing adapter protein 2 isoform X5: MKNSDESHKITETVYKNLAENFNPGVRQIIACGKLYHKALQGLTVAARAYTEALMRVGQSARTTCSGGTEEMGEAIYEIAEAQKEIQARVEDNSKALFTELILPLEQKLENEFKRSSSQYKKYSNGHKVVWAPYSKAVESLKKFRKKSRNKPMFEEQKESQHMKTLERCQEKLDEFRMNGLKLALLEERKCHCFLLDRLNAMATLYANHHKQSAETLMIGLTKWKQLSVKPHILPPEAERLLMIQDRDHMSEINGGLYRNDLETRSLGSPYRRSQSIHDVHRRPIPIHSEGGSDIYTKTLPHGRVVPPPPPTSGLQVRAVYSHDGEGETKMSFMEGDMINIIGEKASDGWQYGLNTKTGKYGWFPLSFTEPFHMPPMRDGHSMMNGRVKSMGDLLDDSPENGSYFMEHSMPGSAQRPKSLYEGSGTRLPMNSSPPAMRFQKKS; the protein is encoded by the exons atgaagAATAGCGACGAAAGCCATAAAATAACGGAAACTGTGTACAAG AATCTTGCGGAGAATTTCAACCCTGGAGTACGGCAAATCATAGCATGCGGAAAACTGTACCACAAGGCCTTGCAAG GCCTGACTGTTGCTGCAAGGGCCTACACAGAAGCCCTGATGAGGGTGGGGCAGTCAGCAAGAACCACGTGCTCAGGGGGCACTGAGGAAATGG GTGAAGCAATATATGAAATAGCAGAAGCTCAAAAAGAAATACAGGCCCGAGTTGAAGACAAT tccaAAGCCCTATTTACAGAGCTAATATTGCCATTGGAACAGAAGctagaaaatgaatttaaaagatCCTCG TCCCAgtacaaaaaatattctaatgGTCACAAGGTCGTTTGGGCTCCCTACAGTAAAGCAGTGGAATCGCTGAAGAAATTTCGCAAAAAAAGTCGAAACAAACCCATGTTTGAAGAGCAAAAGGAATCCcag CACATGAaaacacttgaaagatgtcaaGAAAAGTTGGATGAATTCAGAATGAATGGACTTAAACTG GCTCTTCTTGAGGAGAGGAAATGTCACTGTTTTCTATTGGACAGACTAAATGCCATGGCAACACTTTATGCTAATCACCATAAACAG TCTGCTGAAACTTTGATGATCGGACTCACAAAATGGAAGCAGCTCTCTGTCAAACCTCACATCTTGCCACCAGAAGCGGAGCGACTTTTAATGATTCAG GATCGGGATCACATGAGTGAAATAAATGGAGGACTGTACAGAAATGACCTTGAGACGAGGTCATTAGGAAGTCCGTACCGGAGGTCACAGAGTATTCACGATGTCCACAGACGCCCAATACCTATACACTCCGAGGGCGGATCAGACATTTACA CAAAGACTCTGCCTCATGGGCGGGTAGTGCCGCCACCTCCACCGACGTCGGGGCTACAGGTCAGGGCGGTGTACTCACACGACGGGGAGGGAGAAACCAAGATGTCATTTATGGAGGGTGACATGATCAACATCATTGGGGAGAAAGCCTCAGATGGCTGGCAGTATGGTCTCAACACAAAAACTGGAAA ATATGGTTGGTTTCCACTGTCTTTCACAGAACCATTCCATATGCCCCCTATGAGAGATGGGCATTCCAT GATGAACGGTAGAGTGAAGAGTATGGGTGATTTATTGGATGATTCGCCGGAAAATGGAAGTTATTTCATGGAACACAGTATGCCAGGAAGTGCTCAAAGACCGAAATCCCTGTACGAGGGCTCGGGAACTAGATTACCCATGAACAGTAGCCCACCAGCTATGAGG TTTCAGAAGAAATCCTAA
- the LOC105334028 gene encoding BAR/IMD domain-containing adapter protein 2 isoform X4: MKNSDESHKITETVYKNLAENFNPGVRQIIACGKLYHKALQGLTVAARAYTEALMRVGQSARTTCSGGTEEMGEAIYEIAEAQKEIQARVEDNSKALFTELILPLEQKLENEFKRSSSQYKKYSNGHKVVWAPYSKAVESLKKFRKKSRNKPMFEEQKESQHMKTLERCQEKLDEFRMNGLKLALLEERKCHCFLLDRLNAMATLYANHHKQSAETLMIGLTKWKQLSVKPHILPPEAERLLMIQDRDHMSEINGGLYRNDLETRSLGSPYRRSQSIHDVHRRPIPIHSEGGSDIYTKTLPHGRVVPPPPPTSGLQVRAVYSHDGEGETKMSFMEGDMINIIGEKASDGWQYGLNTKTGKYGWFPLSFTEPFHMPPMRDGHSMMNGRVKSMGDLLDDSPENGSYFMEHSMPGSAQRPKSLYEGSGTRLPMNSSPPAMRSQNHHPGWNGPHPNVMGSYSLPRQFTGQGPYMSSDTDHLYQFLPSDQQFQKKS, from the exons atgaagAATAGCGACGAAAGCCATAAAATAACGGAAACTGTGTACAAG AATCTTGCGGAGAATTTCAACCCTGGAGTACGGCAAATCATAGCATGCGGAAAACTGTACCACAAGGCCTTGCAAG GCCTGACTGTTGCTGCAAGGGCCTACACAGAAGCCCTGATGAGGGTGGGGCAGTCAGCAAGAACCACGTGCTCAGGGGGCACTGAGGAAATGG GTGAAGCAATATATGAAATAGCAGAAGCTCAAAAAGAAATACAGGCCCGAGTTGAAGACAAT tccaAAGCCCTATTTACAGAGCTAATATTGCCATTGGAACAGAAGctagaaaatgaatttaaaagatCCTCG TCCCAgtacaaaaaatattctaatgGTCACAAGGTCGTTTGGGCTCCCTACAGTAAAGCAGTGGAATCGCTGAAGAAATTTCGCAAAAAAAGTCGAAACAAACCCATGTTTGAAGAGCAAAAGGAATCCcag CACATGAaaacacttgaaagatgtcaaGAAAAGTTGGATGAATTCAGAATGAATGGACTTAAACTG GCTCTTCTTGAGGAGAGGAAATGTCACTGTTTTCTATTGGACAGACTAAATGCCATGGCAACACTTTATGCTAATCACCATAAACAG TCTGCTGAAACTTTGATGATCGGACTCACAAAATGGAAGCAGCTCTCTGTCAAACCTCACATCTTGCCACCAGAAGCGGAGCGACTTTTAATGATTCAG GATCGGGATCACATGAGTGAAATAAATGGAGGACTGTACAGAAATGACCTTGAGACGAGGTCATTAGGAAGTCCGTACCGGAGGTCACAGAGTATTCACGATGTCCACAGACGCCCAATACCTATACACTCCGAGGGCGGATCAGACATTTACA CAAAGACTCTGCCTCATGGGCGGGTAGTGCCGCCACCTCCACCGACGTCGGGGCTACAGGTCAGGGCGGTGTACTCACACGACGGGGAGGGAGAAACCAAGATGTCATTTATGGAGGGTGACATGATCAACATCATTGGGGAGAAAGCCTCAGATGGCTGGCAGTATGGTCTCAACACAAAAACTGGAAA ATATGGTTGGTTTCCACTGTCTTTCACAGAACCATTCCATATGCCCCCTATGAGAGATGGGCATTCCAT GATGAACGGTAGAGTGAAGAGTATGGGTGATTTATTGGATGATTCGCCGGAAAATGGAAGTTATTTCATGGAACACAGTATGCCAGGAAGTGCTCAAAGACCGAAATCCCTGTACGAGGGCTCGGGAACTAGATTACCCATGAACAGTAGCCCACCAGCTATGAGG TCACAAAACCATCACCCTGGGTGGAATGGGCCACACCCTAACGTTATGGGGTCTTATTCTTTACCACGGCAATTCACAGGGCAAGGGCCATATATGAGCTCTGATACGGACCACCTTTACCAATTTCTGCCCTCAGACCAACAG TTTCAGAAGAAATCCTAA
- the LOC105334028 gene encoding BAR/IMD domain-containing adapter protein 2 isoform X2, with protein sequence MKNSDESHKITETVYKNLAENFNPGVRQIIACGKLYHKALQGLTVAARAYTEALMRVGQSARTTCSGGTEEMGEAIYEIAEAQKEIQARVEDNSKALFTELILPLEQKLENEFKRSSSQYKKYSNGHKVVWAPYSKAVESLKKFRKKSRNKPMFEEQKESQHMKTLERCQEKLDEFRMNGLKLALLEERKCHCFLLDRLNAMATLYANHHKQSAETLMIGLTKWKQLSVKPHILPPEAERLLMIQDRDHMSEINGGLYRNDLETRSLGSPYRRSQSIHDVHRRPIPIHSEGGSDIYTKTLPHGRVVPPPPPTSGLQVRAVYSHDGEGETKMSFMEGDMINIIGEKASDGWQYGLNTKTGKYGWFPLSFTEPFHMPPMRDGHSMMNGRVKSMGDLLDDSPENGSYFMEHSMPGSAQRPKSLYEGSGTRLPMNSSPPAMRHTGDRAPNAYHHQDPHFTEARGTNPPSPPLPPPPSPLASKQSSPRNGTPSSSHSSASPSISSSFRSESPIRRNAAQQSQKFNQSAFTIPPAPPLAPPTSAPITNTHASTAQSENSVYHNLYQSTQGSMPGYGHLSRQQHSIPPPLPPAPPGPPPIGGQQRGPAMNYGTDEEDSDFRRNPNFAHVSLRRTVTNDRSKPRF encoded by the exons atgaagAATAGCGACGAAAGCCATAAAATAACGGAAACTGTGTACAAG AATCTTGCGGAGAATTTCAACCCTGGAGTACGGCAAATCATAGCATGCGGAAAACTGTACCACAAGGCCTTGCAAG GCCTGACTGTTGCTGCAAGGGCCTACACAGAAGCCCTGATGAGGGTGGGGCAGTCAGCAAGAACCACGTGCTCAGGGGGCACTGAGGAAATGG GTGAAGCAATATATGAAATAGCAGAAGCTCAAAAAGAAATACAGGCCCGAGTTGAAGACAAT tccaAAGCCCTATTTACAGAGCTAATATTGCCATTGGAACAGAAGctagaaaatgaatttaaaagatCCTCG TCCCAgtacaaaaaatattctaatgGTCACAAGGTCGTTTGGGCTCCCTACAGTAAAGCAGTGGAATCGCTGAAGAAATTTCGCAAAAAAAGTCGAAACAAACCCATGTTTGAAGAGCAAAAGGAATCCcag CACATGAaaacacttgaaagatgtcaaGAAAAGTTGGATGAATTCAGAATGAATGGACTTAAACTG GCTCTTCTTGAGGAGAGGAAATGTCACTGTTTTCTATTGGACAGACTAAATGCCATGGCAACACTTTATGCTAATCACCATAAACAG TCTGCTGAAACTTTGATGATCGGACTCACAAAATGGAAGCAGCTCTCTGTCAAACCTCACATCTTGCCACCAGAAGCGGAGCGACTTTTAATGATTCAG GATCGGGATCACATGAGTGAAATAAATGGAGGACTGTACAGAAATGACCTTGAGACGAGGTCATTAGGAAGTCCGTACCGGAGGTCACAGAGTATTCACGATGTCCACAGACGCCCAATACCTATACACTCCGAGGGCGGATCAGACATTTACA CAAAGACTCTGCCTCATGGGCGGGTAGTGCCGCCACCTCCACCGACGTCGGGGCTACAGGTCAGGGCGGTGTACTCACACGACGGGGAGGGAGAAACCAAGATGTCATTTATGGAGGGTGACATGATCAACATCATTGGGGAGAAAGCCTCAGATGGCTGGCAGTATGGTCTCAACACAAAAACTGGAAA ATATGGTTGGTTTCCACTGTCTTTCACAGAACCATTCCATATGCCCCCTATGAGAGATGGGCATTCCAT GATGAACGGTAGAGTGAAGAGTATGGGTGATTTATTGGATGATTCGCCGGAAAATGGAAGTTATTTCATGGAACACAGTATGCCAGGAAGTGCTCAAAGACCGAAATCCCTGTACGAGGGCTCGGGAACTAGATTACCCATGAACAGTAGCCCACCAGCTATGAGG CATACTGGAGACAGAGCACCCAATGCTTATCATCATCAGGACCCTCATTTTACTGAGGCCAGGGGCACTAACCCCCCTTCTCCCCCTTTACCCCCACCCCCTTCCCCCCTCGCCTCCAAACAATCCTCCCCGAGGAATGGTACTCCCTCCTCCTCCCATTCTTCTGCCTCTCCTAGCATAAGCTCCTCCTTCAGATCAGAATCTCCAATCAGAAGAAACGCTGCACAACAAAGTCAAAAATTCAACCAATCAGCTTTCACCATTCCACCAGCACCCCCTCTTGCTCCTCCTACTTCTGCACCAATCACAAACACTCATGCTTCAACTGCACAGTCTGAGAATTCAGTTTACCACAATTTATACCAGAGCACCCAAGGAAGCATGCCGGGGTATGGGCACCTGTCTCGTCAACAACACAGCATCCCCCCACCCCTTCCTCCCGCCCCTCCCGGGCCCCCTCCCATCGGTGGACAACAGCGAGGACCGGCAATGAATTATGGGACAGATGAAGAGGATTCAGA TTTCAGAAGAAATCCTAATTTTGCCCACGTCAGTTTGAGGAGAACGGTGACCAATGACAGATCAAAACCTCGATTTTAG
- the LOC105334028 gene encoding BAR/IMD domain-containing adapter protein 2 isoform X1 has product MKNSDESHKITETVYKNLAENFNPGVRQIIACGKLYHKALQGLTVAARAYTEALMRVGQSARTTCSGGTEEMGEAIYEIAEAQKEIQARVEDNSKALFTELILPLEQKLENEFKRSSSQYKKYSNGHKVVWAPYSKAVESLKKFRKKSRNKPMFEEQKESQHMKTLERCQEKLDEFRMNGLKLALLEERKCHCFLLDRLNAMATLYANHHKQSAETLMIGLTKWKQLSVKPHILPPEAERLLMIQDRDHMSEINGGLYRNDLETRSLGSPYRRSQSIHDVHRRPIPIHSEGGSDIYTKTLPHGRVVPPPPPTSGLQVRAVYSHDGEGETKMSFMEGDMINIIGEKASDGWQYGLNTKTGKYGWFPLSFTEPFHMPPMRDGHSMMNGRVKSMGDLLDDSPENGSYFMEHSMPGSAQRPKSLYEGSGTRLPMNSSPPAMRSQNHHPGWNGPHPNVMGSYSLPRQFTGQGPYMSSDTDHLYQFLPSDQQHTGDRAPNAYHHQDPHFTEARGTNPPSPPLPPPPSPLASKQSSPRNGTPSSSHSSASPSISSSFRSESPIRRNAAQQSQKFNQSAFTIPPAPPLAPPTSAPITNTHASTAQSENSVYHNLYQSTQGSMPGYGHLSRQQHSIPPPLPPAPPGPPPIGGQQRGPAMNYGTDEEDSDFRRNPNFAHVSLRRTVTNDRSKPRF; this is encoded by the exons atgaagAATAGCGACGAAAGCCATAAAATAACGGAAACTGTGTACAAG AATCTTGCGGAGAATTTCAACCCTGGAGTACGGCAAATCATAGCATGCGGAAAACTGTACCACAAGGCCTTGCAAG GCCTGACTGTTGCTGCAAGGGCCTACACAGAAGCCCTGATGAGGGTGGGGCAGTCAGCAAGAACCACGTGCTCAGGGGGCACTGAGGAAATGG GTGAAGCAATATATGAAATAGCAGAAGCTCAAAAAGAAATACAGGCCCGAGTTGAAGACAAT tccaAAGCCCTATTTACAGAGCTAATATTGCCATTGGAACAGAAGctagaaaatgaatttaaaagatCCTCG TCCCAgtacaaaaaatattctaatgGTCACAAGGTCGTTTGGGCTCCCTACAGTAAAGCAGTGGAATCGCTGAAGAAATTTCGCAAAAAAAGTCGAAACAAACCCATGTTTGAAGAGCAAAAGGAATCCcag CACATGAaaacacttgaaagatgtcaaGAAAAGTTGGATGAATTCAGAATGAATGGACTTAAACTG GCTCTTCTTGAGGAGAGGAAATGTCACTGTTTTCTATTGGACAGACTAAATGCCATGGCAACACTTTATGCTAATCACCATAAACAG TCTGCTGAAACTTTGATGATCGGACTCACAAAATGGAAGCAGCTCTCTGTCAAACCTCACATCTTGCCACCAGAAGCGGAGCGACTTTTAATGATTCAG GATCGGGATCACATGAGTGAAATAAATGGAGGACTGTACAGAAATGACCTTGAGACGAGGTCATTAGGAAGTCCGTACCGGAGGTCACAGAGTATTCACGATGTCCACAGACGCCCAATACCTATACACTCCGAGGGCGGATCAGACATTTACA CAAAGACTCTGCCTCATGGGCGGGTAGTGCCGCCACCTCCACCGACGTCGGGGCTACAGGTCAGGGCGGTGTACTCACACGACGGGGAGGGAGAAACCAAGATGTCATTTATGGAGGGTGACATGATCAACATCATTGGGGAGAAAGCCTCAGATGGCTGGCAGTATGGTCTCAACACAAAAACTGGAAA ATATGGTTGGTTTCCACTGTCTTTCACAGAACCATTCCATATGCCCCCTATGAGAGATGGGCATTCCAT GATGAACGGTAGAGTGAAGAGTATGGGTGATTTATTGGATGATTCGCCGGAAAATGGAAGTTATTTCATGGAACACAGTATGCCAGGAAGTGCTCAAAGACCGAAATCCCTGTACGAGGGCTCGGGAACTAGATTACCCATGAACAGTAGCCCACCAGCTATGAGG TCACAAAACCATCACCCTGGGTGGAATGGGCCACACCCTAACGTTATGGGGTCTTATTCTTTACCACGGCAATTCACAGGGCAAGGGCCATATATGAGCTCTGATACGGACCACCTTTACCAATTTCTGCCCTCAGACCAACAG CATACTGGAGACAGAGCACCCAATGCTTATCATCATCAGGACCCTCATTTTACTGAGGCCAGGGGCACTAACCCCCCTTCTCCCCCTTTACCCCCACCCCCTTCCCCCCTCGCCTCCAAACAATCCTCCCCGAGGAATGGTACTCCCTCCTCCTCCCATTCTTCTGCCTCTCCTAGCATAAGCTCCTCCTTCAGATCAGAATCTCCAATCAGAAGAAACGCTGCACAACAAAGTCAAAAATTCAACCAATCAGCTTTCACCATTCCACCAGCACCCCCTCTTGCTCCTCCTACTTCTGCACCAATCACAAACACTCATGCTTCAACTGCACAGTCTGAGAATTCAGTTTACCACAATTTATACCAGAGCACCCAAGGAAGCATGCCGGGGTATGGGCACCTGTCTCGTCAACAACACAGCATCCCCCCACCCCTTCCTCCCGCCCCTCCCGGGCCCCCTCCCATCGGTGGACAACAGCGAGGACCGGCAATGAATTATGGGACAGATGAAGAGGATTCAGA TTTCAGAAGAAATCCTAATTTTGCCCACGTCAGTTTGAGGAGAACGGTGACCAATGACAGATCAAAACCTCGATTTTAG
- the LOC105334028 gene encoding BAR/IMD domain-containing adapter protein 2 isoform X3 → MKNSDESHKITETVYKNLAENFNPGVRQIIACGKLYHKALQGLTVAARAYTEALMRVGQSARTTCSGGTEEMGEAIYEIAEAQKEIQARVEDNSKALFTELILPLEQKLENEFKRSSSQYKKYSNGHKVVWAPYSKAVESLKKFRKKSRNKPMFEEQKESQHMKTLERCQEKLDEFRMNGLKLALLEERKCHCFLLDRLNAMATLYANHHKQSAETLMIGLTKWKQLSVKPHILPPEAERLLMIQDRDHMSEINGGLYRNDLETRSLGSPYRRSQSIHDVHRRPIPIHSEGGSDIYTKTLPHGRVVPPPPPTSGLQVRAVYSHDGEGETKMSFMEGDMINIIGEKASDGWQYGLNTKTGKYGWFPLSFTEPFHMPPMRDGHSMMNGRVKSMGDLLDDSPENGSYFMEHSMPGSAQRPKSLYEGSGTRLPMNSSPPAMRSTQGSMPGYGHLSRQQHSIPPPLPPAPPGPPPIGGQQRGPAMNYGTDEEDSDFRRNPNFAHVSLRRTVTNDRSKPRF, encoded by the exons atgaagAATAGCGACGAAAGCCATAAAATAACGGAAACTGTGTACAAG AATCTTGCGGAGAATTTCAACCCTGGAGTACGGCAAATCATAGCATGCGGAAAACTGTACCACAAGGCCTTGCAAG GCCTGACTGTTGCTGCAAGGGCCTACACAGAAGCCCTGATGAGGGTGGGGCAGTCAGCAAGAACCACGTGCTCAGGGGGCACTGAGGAAATGG GTGAAGCAATATATGAAATAGCAGAAGCTCAAAAAGAAATACAGGCCCGAGTTGAAGACAAT tccaAAGCCCTATTTACAGAGCTAATATTGCCATTGGAACAGAAGctagaaaatgaatttaaaagatCCTCG TCCCAgtacaaaaaatattctaatgGTCACAAGGTCGTTTGGGCTCCCTACAGTAAAGCAGTGGAATCGCTGAAGAAATTTCGCAAAAAAAGTCGAAACAAACCCATGTTTGAAGAGCAAAAGGAATCCcag CACATGAaaacacttgaaagatgtcaaGAAAAGTTGGATGAATTCAGAATGAATGGACTTAAACTG GCTCTTCTTGAGGAGAGGAAATGTCACTGTTTTCTATTGGACAGACTAAATGCCATGGCAACACTTTATGCTAATCACCATAAACAG TCTGCTGAAACTTTGATGATCGGACTCACAAAATGGAAGCAGCTCTCTGTCAAACCTCACATCTTGCCACCAGAAGCGGAGCGACTTTTAATGATTCAG GATCGGGATCACATGAGTGAAATAAATGGAGGACTGTACAGAAATGACCTTGAGACGAGGTCATTAGGAAGTCCGTACCGGAGGTCACAGAGTATTCACGATGTCCACAGACGCCCAATACCTATACACTCCGAGGGCGGATCAGACATTTACA CAAAGACTCTGCCTCATGGGCGGGTAGTGCCGCCACCTCCACCGACGTCGGGGCTACAGGTCAGGGCGGTGTACTCACACGACGGGGAGGGAGAAACCAAGATGTCATTTATGGAGGGTGACATGATCAACATCATTGGGGAGAAAGCCTCAGATGGCTGGCAGTATGGTCTCAACACAAAAACTGGAAA ATATGGTTGGTTTCCACTGTCTTTCACAGAACCATTCCATATGCCCCCTATGAGAGATGGGCATTCCAT GATGAACGGTAGAGTGAAGAGTATGGGTGATTTATTGGATGATTCGCCGGAAAATGGAAGTTATTTCATGGAACACAGTATGCCAGGAAGTGCTCAAAGACCGAAATCCCTGTACGAGGGCTCGGGAACTAGATTACCCATGAACAGTAGCCCACCAGCTATGAGG AGCACCCAAGGAAGCATGCCGGGGTATGGGCACCTGTCTCGTCAACAACACAGCATCCCCCCACCCCTTCCTCCCGCCCCTCCCGGGCCCCCTCCCATCGGTGGACAACAGCGAGGACCGGCAATGAATTATGGGACAGATGAAGAGGATTCAGA TTTCAGAAGAAATCCTAATTTTGCCCACGTCAGTTTGAGGAGAACGGTGACCAATGACAGATCAAAACCTCGATTTTAG